One segment of Phaeacidiphilus oryzae TH49 DNA contains the following:
- the secA gene encoding preprotein translocase subunit SecA — translation MSVLDKVLRAGEGKILRKLNRIAAQVNSIEEDFVNLTDAELRALTDEYKQRFADGESLDDLLPEAFATVREAAKRTLGQRHYDVQLMGGAALHLGYVAEMRTGEGKTLVGTLPAYLNALSGKGVHLITTNDYLAERDSEWMGRVHRFLGLDVGVILANMSPAERRRQYHCDITYGTNNEFGFDYLRDNMAWSQEELVQRGHNFAIVDEVDSILIDEARTPLIISGPADQATKWYGDFAKLVQRLKLDRDYEVDEKKRTVGILEPGVTRVEDYLGIDNLYESVNTPLVGFLNNAIKAKELYKKDKDYVVMNGEVLIVDEHTGRVLAGRRYNEGMHQAIEAKEGVEVQNENQTLATVTLQNFFRLYEKLSGMTGTAMTEAAEFHQIYKLGVVPIPTNKSPQRIDQSDLIYKSEPAKFAAVVDDIAERHEKGQPVLVGTTSVEKSEYLSQELRKRGIPHEVLNAKYHEREAQVVAQAGRKGAVTVATNMAGRGTDIMLGGNPDHLAAAELAQRGLTPSDTPEEYEAAWPAALEKAKAVVKAEHEEVQALGGLYVLGTERHESRRIDNQLRGRSGRQGDPGESRFYLSLGDDLMRLFKANMVERVLSMANVPDDVPIESKMVTRAIASAQTQVEQQNFETRKNVLKYDEVLNRQREVIYGERRRVLEGEDLREQIGHFMDDTIKAYVQAATSEGFAEDWDLEKLWGAFKQLYPVSVSLEELAEEAGGVDGLNADDIQGVITDDIHGRYEDREAQLGEAVMRELERRVVLSVLDRRWREHLYEMDYLQEGIGLRAMAQRDPLVEYQREGFDMFNAMMEGIKEESVGYLFNLEVHVEQQVEEVPVADAADAVEDAVPVGAAPAEIHAKGLEQPQRPDRLHFSAPSVDGEGGVVEGDFATACGGATSAVPEGDGMSRAERRKASKGRRRKK, via the coding sequence GTGTCCGTCCTCGACAAGGTGCTGCGCGCAGGAGAAGGAAAGATCCTGCGCAAGCTGAACCGCATCGCCGCCCAGGTCAACTCCATCGAAGAGGACTTCGTCAACCTGACGGACGCCGAGCTGCGCGCGCTCACGGACGAGTACAAGCAGCGGTTCGCCGACGGGGAGTCGCTGGACGACCTGCTCCCCGAGGCCTTCGCCACGGTCCGTGAGGCGGCCAAGCGCACCCTCGGCCAGCGCCACTACGACGTGCAGCTGATGGGCGGCGCCGCCCTCCACCTCGGGTACGTCGCCGAGATGCGCACCGGTGAGGGCAAGACCCTCGTCGGCACGCTCCCGGCGTACCTCAACGCGCTGTCCGGCAAGGGCGTCCACCTCATCACCACCAACGACTACCTGGCCGAGCGCGACTCGGAGTGGATGGGCCGGGTGCACCGCTTCCTCGGCCTCGACGTCGGCGTGATCCTCGCCAACATGTCCCCGGCCGAGCGGCGCCGGCAGTACCACTGCGACATCACCTACGGCACCAACAACGAGTTCGGCTTCGACTACCTGCGCGACAACATGGCCTGGTCGCAGGAGGAGCTGGTGCAGCGCGGCCACAACTTCGCGATCGTCGACGAGGTCGACTCGATCCTGATCGACGAGGCCCGCACCCCGCTGATCATCTCCGGCCCGGCCGACCAGGCCACCAAGTGGTACGGCGACTTCGCCAAGCTGGTGCAGCGGCTGAAGCTGGACCGGGACTACGAGGTCGACGAGAAGAAGCGCACGGTCGGCATCCTGGAGCCCGGCGTCACCCGGGTCGAGGACTACCTGGGCATCGACAACCTCTACGAGTCGGTGAACACCCCGCTGGTGGGCTTCCTGAACAACGCCATCAAGGCCAAGGAGCTCTACAAGAAGGACAAGGACTACGTCGTGATGAACGGCGAGGTCCTGATCGTCGACGAGCACACCGGGCGTGTGCTGGCCGGCCGCCGCTACAACGAGGGGATGCACCAGGCGATCGAGGCGAAGGAGGGGGTGGAGGTCCAGAACGAGAACCAGACCCTGGCCACCGTCACCCTGCAGAACTTCTTCCGCCTCTACGAGAAGCTCTCCGGGATGACCGGTACGGCGATGACCGAGGCCGCCGAGTTCCACCAGATCTACAAGCTCGGCGTGGTGCCGATCCCGACCAACAAGTCGCCGCAGCGGATCGACCAGTCGGACCTGATCTACAAGTCCGAGCCGGCCAAGTTCGCCGCGGTCGTCGACGACATCGCCGAGCGGCACGAGAAGGGCCAGCCGGTGCTGGTCGGCACCACCTCGGTGGAGAAGTCCGAGTACCTCTCCCAGGAGCTGCGGAAGCGCGGCATCCCGCACGAGGTGCTGAACGCGAAGTACCACGAGCGCGAGGCCCAGGTCGTCGCCCAGGCCGGGCGCAAGGGCGCGGTCACCGTGGCCACCAACATGGCCGGCCGAGGCACCGACATCATGCTCGGCGGCAACCCCGACCACCTGGCCGCGGCCGAGCTGGCCCAGCGCGGGCTCACCCCGAGCGACACCCCGGAGGAGTACGAGGCCGCCTGGCCGGCCGCGCTGGAGAAGGCGAAGGCCGTCGTCAAGGCCGAGCACGAGGAGGTCCAGGCGCTCGGCGGGCTCTATGTGCTGGGCACCGAGCGGCACGAGTCGCGGCGGATCGACAACCAGCTGCGCGGCCGCTCCGGCCGTCAGGGCGACCCCGGCGAGTCGCGGTTCTACCTGTCGCTGGGCGACGACCTGATGCGGCTGTTCAAGGCCAACATGGTCGAGCGGGTGCTCTCCATGGCCAACGTGCCGGACGACGTGCCGATCGAGTCCAAGATGGTCACCCGGGCCATCGCCTCCGCGCAGACCCAGGTCGAGCAGCAGAACTTCGAGACCCGGAAGAACGTCCTCAAGTACGACGAGGTGCTCAACCGGCAGCGCGAGGTCATCTACGGCGAGCGGCGCCGGGTGCTGGAGGGCGAGGACCTGCGCGAGCAGATCGGCCACTTCATGGACGACACCATCAAGGCGTACGTCCAGGCCGCGACCTCCGAGGGCTTCGCCGAGGACTGGGACCTCGAGAAGCTGTGGGGCGCCTTCAAGCAGCTCTACCCGGTGAGCGTGAGCCTGGAGGAGCTGGCCGAGGAGGCCGGCGGCGTCGACGGGCTGAACGCGGACGACATCCAGGGCGTCATCACCGACGACATCCACGGCCGGTACGAGGACCGCGAGGCGCAGCTCGGCGAGGCCGTGATGCGCGAGCTGGAGCGCAGGGTCGTGCTGTCGGTGCTGGACCGGCGGTGGCGCGAGCACCTCTACGAGATGGACTACCTCCAGGAGGGCATCGGGCTGCGCGCGATGGCGCAGCGCGACCCGCTGGTCGAGTACCAGCGCGAGGGCTTCGACATGTTCAACGCCATGATGGAGGGCATCAAGGAGGAGTCGGTCGGCTACCTCTTCAACCTCGAGGTGCATGTCGAGCAGCAGGTCGAGGAGGTGCCGGTGGCCGACGCCGCGGACGCGGTGGAGGACGCGGTGCCGGTGGGCGCGGCCCCGGCGGAGATCCACGCCAAGGGCCTGGAGCAGCCGCAGCGGCCGGACCGGCTGCACTTCAGCGCCCCGTCGGTGGACGGCGAGGGCGGCGTCGTGGAGGGTGACTTCGCGACCGCGTGCGGTGGGGCGACGTCCGCCGTGCCGGAGGGCGACGGGATGAGCCGGGCCGAGCGGCGGAAGGCCTCGAAGGGGCGCCGCCGGAAGAAGTAG
- the pruA gene encoding L-glutamate gamma-semialdehyde dehydrogenase, translated as MDAITRIPLPANEPVHGYAPGSAERARLEAKLKELAGREQALSMTIAGEQRMGGGQRIDVVQPHHRAARLGVLGNATREDARLAVDAALAAAPAWRAMDFDDRAAVFLRAADLLAGPWRETVAAATMLGQSKTAQQAEIDAPCELIDFWRFNVAFARRILAQQPISSPGVWNRMDHRPLEGFVYAITPFNFTAIAGNLPTAPALMGNTVVWKPSPTQTFAAWQLMRLLEAAGLPPGVINMVTGDGLQVSEVALAHPELAGIHFTGSTGTFRRLWQTVGANIERYRCYPRLVGETGGKDFVVAHPSADPGVLRTALVRGAFEYQGQKCSAASRAYIPRSVWRDFHEGFLDEVSSLTVGDVTDLSNFMGALIDERAFRRNKLAIDRARQDDRVDVVTGGEYDDAIGWFVRPTVMVSPDPRNEIFSTEYFGPLLAVHVYEDARWSEMLDQMESVAPYALTGAVIAEDRAAVAEASERLRFAAGNFYINDKPTGAVVGQQPFGGARASGTDDKAGSVLNLLRWSSPRAIKETFVPPRDYRYPHMG; from the coding sequence ATGGACGCGATCACCCGGATCCCCCTTCCGGCCAACGAGCCGGTGCACGGTTACGCCCCCGGGAGCGCCGAGCGCGCCCGGCTGGAGGCGAAGCTCAAGGAGTTGGCCGGGCGCGAGCAGGCCCTGTCGATGACCATCGCCGGCGAGCAGCGGATGGGCGGCGGCCAGCGGATCGACGTCGTCCAGCCGCACCACCGCGCGGCCCGGCTCGGCGTGCTGGGCAACGCCACCCGGGAGGACGCCAGGCTCGCGGTGGACGCCGCGCTGGCCGCCGCCCCCGCCTGGCGGGCGATGGACTTCGACGACCGGGCGGCCGTCTTCCTCCGTGCTGCGGACCTGCTGGCCGGCCCCTGGCGGGAGACGGTCGCGGCGGCGACCATGCTCGGCCAGTCCAAGACCGCGCAGCAGGCGGAGATCGACGCGCCCTGCGAGCTGATCGACTTCTGGCGGTTCAACGTCGCCTTCGCCCGGCGGATCCTCGCCCAGCAGCCGATCAGCTCGCCCGGCGTGTGGAACCGGATGGACCACCGTCCGCTGGAGGGGTTCGTCTACGCGATCACCCCGTTCAACTTCACCGCCATCGCGGGCAATCTGCCGACCGCTCCGGCGCTGATGGGGAACACCGTGGTGTGGAAGCCCTCGCCCACCCAGACCTTCGCGGCCTGGCAGCTGATGCGCCTGCTCGAGGCGGCCGGGCTGCCGCCCGGCGTGATCAACATGGTCACGGGGGACGGTCTGCAGGTCTCCGAAGTGGCGCTGGCGCACCCGGAGTTGGCGGGGATCCACTTCACCGGTTCGACCGGGACCTTCCGGCGGCTGTGGCAGACGGTCGGCGCCAACATCGAGCGGTACCGCTGCTATCCGCGGCTGGTCGGGGAGACCGGCGGCAAGGACTTCGTGGTGGCGCACCCGTCGGCGGACCCGGGGGTGCTGCGGACCGCCCTGGTGCGCGGGGCCTTCGAGTACCAGGGGCAGAAGTGCTCGGCGGCGTCCCGGGCGTACATTCCGCGCAGCGTGTGGCGGGACTTCCACGAGGGGTTCCTCGACGAGGTCTCCTCGCTGACCGTGGGCGACGTCACCGACCTGTCCAACTTCATGGGCGCCCTCATCGACGAGCGGGCGTTCCGCAGGAACAAGCTGGCGATCGACCGGGCGCGCCAGGACGACCGGGTGGACGTGGTGACCGGCGGCGAGTACGACGACGCGATCGGCTGGTTCGTGCGGCCGACGGTGATGGTCAGCCCCGACCCGAGGAACGAGATCTTCAGCACCGAGTACTTCGGGCCGCTGCTGGCGGTGCACGTCTACGAGGACGCGCGGTGGTCCGAGATGCTCGACCAGATGGAGTCGGTGGCGCCGTACGCCCTGACCGGAGCGGTGATCGCGGAGGACAGGGCGGCGGTCGCGGAGGCGTCGGAGCGGCTGCGGTTCGCGGCCGGGAACTTCTACATCAACGACAAGCCGACGGGGGCGGTCGTGGGGCAGCAGCCGTTCGGCGGGGCGCGGGCGTCGGGTACGGACGACAAGGCGGGGTCGGTGCTGAACCTGCTGCGGTGGAGTTCGCCACGGGCGATCAAGGAGACCTTCGTGCCGCCTCGGGACTACCGGTACCCGCACATGGGCTGA
- a CDS encoding DUF6912 family protein has translation MRVYVPTTLRELAQLSLGPAPLPAYAVTPALREWYVSDDLEELEYAALVRAAQASLRLLAGDPKAPRRRVVVAADVPDGLVKADRNGEFDHPLALGRVLLTEVLPLARAASVHVDADDAEADVAAAAKAAEAADTGGDDDARFTVDGAEDHELLWYATQEIPALLAE, from the coding sequence ATGCGCGTCTACGTCCCGACCACCCTGCGCGAGCTCGCGCAGCTGAGCCTCGGCCCGGCCCCGCTGCCCGCGTACGCGGTGACCCCGGCGCTGCGCGAGTGGTACGTCAGCGACGACCTGGAGGAGCTGGAGTACGCCGCCCTGGTGCGGGCCGCCCAGGCCTCCCTGCGGCTGCTGGCCGGGGACCCGAAGGCGCCGCGCCGCCGCGTGGTGGTGGCCGCCGACGTGCCGGACGGCCTGGTGAAGGCCGACCGGAACGGCGAGTTCGACCACCCCCTCGCCCTCGGCCGGGTGCTGCTGACCGAGGTGCTGCCGCTGGCCAGGGCCGCCTCGGTGCATGTGGACGCGGACGACGCGGAGGCCGACGTGGCCGCCGCGGCCAAGGCCGCCGAGGCGGCGGACACCGGCGGGGACGACGACGCGCGGTTCACCGTGGACGGCGCCGAGGACCACGAGCTGCTCTGGTACGCCACCCAGGAGATCCCGGCCCTGTTGGCCGAGTGA
- a CDS encoding GNAT family N-acetyltransferase: MIPPVLTTARLVLRPLGAPDVDAVTEACQDPEIQRWTTVPSPYTRRDAETFVTELAPRGWAEHTLLNFGAFRRDDGALVSSIGLHARDLRHGEGIAEIGYWTATGQRGQGLTAEGVRAVCRWGFEELPVHRIEWLAVVGNEGSRAVAHRVGFHFEGTLRSRLLHRGERRDAWLGSLLPDDLTGGSPS; encoded by the coding sequence ATGATCCCGCCCGTCCTCACCACCGCCCGGCTCGTCCTCCGCCCGCTCGGCGCACCGGACGTCGACGCCGTGACCGAGGCCTGCCAGGACCCGGAGATCCAGCGCTGGACCACGGTCCCCTCGCCGTACACCCGGCGGGACGCCGAGACCTTCGTCACCGAGCTGGCCCCGCGCGGCTGGGCCGAGCACACCCTCCTCAACTTCGGCGCCTTCCGCCGCGACGACGGCGCGCTGGTCTCCTCGATCGGCCTCCACGCCCGCGACCTGCGGCACGGCGAGGGCATCGCCGAGATCGGCTACTGGACGGCCACGGGCCAGCGGGGGCAGGGGCTCACCGCGGAAGGGGTCCGCGCGGTCTGCCGCTGGGGCTTCGAGGAGCTGCCCGTCCACCGGATCGAATGGCTGGCCGTGGTCGGCAACGAGGGCTCGCGGGCGGTCGCCCACCGGGTCGGCTTCCACTTCGAGGGCACCCTGCGCTCCCGCCTCCTCCACCGCGGCGAGCGGAGGGACGCCTGGCTGGGCTCCCTCCTCCCCGACGACCTCACCGGAGGCTCCCCCTCGTGA
- a CDS encoding Rv3235 family protein, giving the protein MVIHSPRPARTTRTARTGGTACPARPRVPTQAPRGAQLARLHGPRPCRRAHPEPDRVAQTFARLLLEVLTAQRPSDKLVALTRYPVPERLLALLRRGVFRPQQGLLPVLRSVHTSTPEEHGPVIEACASIQLPDGRVEMLAFRAERFTRPRPTWKLTALNARQFPR; this is encoded by the coding sequence ATGGTCATCCACTCGCCCAGGCCCGCCAGGACCACCAGGACCGCCAGGACCGGCGGCACCGCCTGCCCCGCCCGGCCCCGCGTGCCCACCCAGGCCCCGCGCGGAGCCCAGCTCGCCCGGCTGCACGGCCCCCGCCCGTGCCGCAGGGCCCACCCCGAGCCGGACCGGGTCGCGCAGACCTTCGCCCGGCTGCTGCTGGAGGTCCTCACCGCCCAGCGCCCGTCGGACAAGCTGGTCGCGCTGACCCGCTACCCGGTGCCGGAGCGCCTGCTGGCGCTGCTGCGCCGCGGGGTCTTCCGCCCCCAGCAGGGCCTGCTGCCGGTGCTCCGCAGCGTCCACACCTCGACGCCCGAGGAGCACGGCCCGGTGATCGAGGCCTGCGCCTCCATCCAACTCCCGGACGGGCGCGTGGAGATGCTCGCCTTCCGCGCCGAACGCTTCACCCGGCCCCGGCCGACCTGGAAGCTCACCGCACTCAACGCCCGCCAGTTCCCCCGCTGA
- a CDS encoding GNAT family N-acetyltransferase: MTGTIALRHWHGPDHAAELTCVRTMLTDPEVRRWNPVVQLPDPDLPGAATAAAGAWLAKAAADERAWAITDPADDRLLGGITLRDASPLARAAAVGYWLLPDARGRGAAKLALRRVTELAFAEYGFHRVELGHMTGHAASCAIAVACGYLVEGTQRQSLPDASGTLHDLHLHARLATD, encoded by the coding sequence GTGACCGGCACGATAGCCCTGCGGCACTGGCACGGCCCCGACCACGCGGCCGAACTCACCTGCGTCCGCACGATGTTGACCGACCCCGAGGTACGCCGCTGGAACCCGGTCGTGCAGCTCCCCGACCCGGACCTGCCGGGCGCGGCGACGGCCGCGGCGGGCGCGTGGCTGGCCAAGGCCGCCGCCGACGAGCGCGCCTGGGCGATCACCGACCCGGCCGACGACCGCCTCCTCGGCGGCATCACCCTGCGCGACGCGAGCCCGCTGGCCCGCGCGGCGGCGGTCGGCTACTGGCTCCTCCCGGACGCCCGCGGCCGCGGCGCGGCGAAGCTGGCGCTGCGCCGGGTCACCGAGCTCGCCTTCGCCGAGTACGGCTTCCACCGGGTCGAACTGGGCCATATGACCGGCCACGCCGCGTCCTGCGCGATAGCCGTGGCCTGCGGCTACCTCGTCGAGGGCACCCAGCGCCAGTCCCTCCCCGACGCCTCCGGCACCCTCCACGACCTCCACCTCCACGCCCGCCTCGCCACCGACTGA
- a CDS encoding HAD family hydrolase yields MAAIGTHIVWDWNGTLFHDIDVVVAASNASFTAVGLEPLSVRRYRELFCVPIRDFHRKVLGRPPTEEEWRLMNEVFQREYTARRAACGLAAGARELLRGWRAGGRSQSLLSLYAHDELLPLVGRLGIAEEFVRVDGSVGAFTGESKAEHLARHLLDLGRAAAGTVVIGDSADDARAALSVGARAVLYTGGSHARESLEAVGVPVVDSLAEAVAWAAGAAG; encoded by the coding sequence GTGGCAGCCATCGGTACGCACATCGTCTGGGACTGGAACGGCACCCTCTTCCACGACATCGACGTGGTCGTGGCGGCGAGCAACGCCTCCTTCACCGCCGTGGGGCTCGAACCGCTGAGCGTGCGCCGCTATCGGGAGCTCTTCTGCGTCCCCATCCGCGACTTCCACCGCAAGGTGCTCGGGCGTCCGCCGACCGAGGAGGAGTGGCGGCTGATGAACGAGGTCTTCCAGCGGGAGTACACGGCCAGGCGGGCGGCCTGCGGGCTGGCCGCCGGGGCCCGTGAACTCCTGCGCGGCTGGCGGGCCGGCGGCCGCTCGCAGTCCCTCCTCTCGCTCTACGCCCATGACGAACTGCTGCCGCTGGTCGGCCGGTTGGGGATCGCCGAGGAGTTCGTCCGGGTGGACGGCTCGGTCGGGGCGTTCACCGGCGAGAGCAAGGCCGAGCACCTCGCCCGGCACCTCCTCGACCTGGGCCGGGCGGCCGCCGGGACGGTGGTGATCGGGGATTCCGCGGACGACGCCCGGGCCGCACTGAGCGTCGGCGCCCGGGCGGTGCTGTACACCGGGGGCTCGCACGCCCGGGAGTCGCTGGAGGCGGTCGGGGTGCCGGTGGTGGACTCGCTGGCGGAGGCGGTCGCGTGGGCGGCGGGCGCGGCCGGCTGA